The genomic interval TTGATATTATGAAAATCGCCTACTCCAAATATTGCCAATCTGCTTTTCATAAAATTTTCTCACTCTTATCCATTAAAAATATCTTTGATTATCTATATTAATATCCCAATTAACATTTATTCTGCAAATTTTAGCAGGAACACCTGCTATTAACAAATTAGGTTCTAAAAATTTCTTTGTAACCGTACTGTTCGTAGCCACAATAGAATTATCAGATATTTTTGTATTATTAAGTATTGTAACTCCTCCACAAATCCAGCAATGATCTCCTATATTAATATCTCCAGGAGGATTTAATCTTTTGTTAGTATTAATATCATAAATAGTGTGATTATCTGTTGTTGATAATTTGATAGAATATGCAAATAAACAATCATTGCCTATATTAATACTGGTATTTTCTTCTCCCAGAACAAATAAAATATCCTT from bacterium carries:
- a CDS encoding acyltransferase, whose product is MENRFNIDGINNTIFSIDENGNKQQINNKLLNISIDITGDNNNIIFGKNFLVLGFLNIKIVGNNNNIHIGDNVKINRNVYFLIYPQPKSVADNSNILIGDYCNFNGKDILFVLGEENTSINIGNDCLFAYSIKLSTTDNHTIYDINTNKRLNPPGDINIGDHCWICGGVTILNNTKISDNSIVATNSTVTKKFLEPNLLIAGVPAKICRINVNWDINIDNQRYF